The proteins below come from a single bacterium genomic window:
- a CDS encoding O-acetyl-ADP-ribose deacetylase yields MTQKQINNSILTLVQGDITQETTDVIVNAANPGLMGGGGVDGAIHRVGGSAILEECKKIRSAQGLLPTGKAVITTAGNLTVKYVIHTVGPIWQGGSQGEPELLRSCYLESLKLAVANNCSSIAFPSISTGVYGYPVEKAAPIALKAVIDFLKVNTSIREVRFVLFDSRTFNTYLEALVPFQE; encoded by the coding sequence ATGACTCAAAAGCAAATTAATAACTCAATACTTACTTTAGTTCAAGGGGATATTACTCAGGAGACAACAGATGTCATTGTTAATGCGGCTAACCCGGGATTAATGGGCGGCGGCGGTGTTGATGGTGCTATTCATCGTGTCGGGGGAAGTGCTATCCTTGAGGAATGTAAGAAGATTCGCTCTGCACAGGGACTTCTGCCGACGGGTAAGGCAGTGATTACTACGGCAGGTAATCTCACCGTTAAATATGTTATTCATACGGTTGGACCTATCTGGCAGGGTGGTAGTCAAGGAGAACCAGAATTACTCCGTAGTTGTTATCTTGAAAGCCTGAAGCTCGCAGTGGCAAATAACTGTTCTTCGATTGCATTTCCATCTATTAGCACCGGCGTCTATGGTTATCCGGTAGAAAAAGCCGCACCCATTGCCCTTAAGGCGGTCATTGATTTCTTGAAAGTGAATACCTCCATTAGAGAAGTTCGATTTGTGTTATTTGATTCACGGACATTCAATACTTATCTCGAGGCACTCGTGCCTTTTCAAGAATAA